The nucleotide sequence ATATACCGCGAGCAAGTTGAAACTGATAATTATAGGTCAAGTTTCAAGCATGGCAATAACTCCTCCAGGGGTAAAAGACAACACCACGAACAGGACATCCTACTACCAGCACTACTGAAGACGATTGACGGATATTACAACTATACTGGAACAGTTTCCATGTTCTAACTGCTGGCTCGTGTCTGTTATGAATCAGTTACAATGTAGTATTTTTCGCTGTTAAGCAACAAAACAATAagaagaaattattttgtcgGCAAGGCGCAACTGCAATCGAACATTCGTGTGCGATAATCACATAATTTACGGCAATTTCGCTGTCGATGTTCTGTTCTTGCTATTCTGACATTGATACTCGTTATCAAATTGTTTCATGAGTAGTCCATGTCAACATGTACTACCTATTTTCGGGGCAGCTTTGCCTTTCTCTTATTAAAAACATTTGGGATGTCCGCATACTAGGTATAGTACCAGATGGTATCTTATCTACCTATGATGATAGGGTCACACAGTCCAAATTTTTCCACCTCTATAACAAAATTGGTTTTTTACATTTCTTACATCTTATATATATGAAATCGTCGAAACAAATTAAGGAGGTGGTCtgtattcaaatttgaaatttaaatattcaacttttattattttacttACTTTGAAATCAGATCCTACTCCCATAACAACTAAACTACGGGTTCCTTTTTTTATGGAccaaagtagataggtactaggtagtctATCGATCTCTACGTACCTatatcgaaattaattttcaagatttatttgCACCTAAAGTGTCCTCAATATGATGATAACGTTTAATGAAACAACTAGAACAAGTTGATTTCTTCCACGTTTCTCGTTTCACATTCTGAAATTCTTCTCACAgccataaaaatttatttaccagATCAATATTTCATATTCATGGTCAACTATACCTATTCAGcaaatttacctacttgaaaagaATTGCAAGAAAGATACCAAcacatacctacacctacctataattattataaaacaTATATCAACAGTAACGAAGATAATCTCAACTTAGGTcggtagttttgaaaaattacgaagaaCTTAAAACAAAACGAAAGCAGGTTTTGAGAAGATAGGATAATTATGTCTATCCGACACAACAAATAACTAAGCGGTAATTCCTTGGTTGTGAGATGCGAATATTCGATAATGAACAATTACCTTAGCACCTATTACAATGGTAGTCTAGAGCTCGAAGAAATGTTCGTCATAAAGTAATCTCTTTTTTGTAACGCTCAAGCAACTCTTAATGAAAGCAACATTCTGACCGATTTTTTTCCTGCgaatttaaaaggaaaaaattatacgaatgTACTCATTATGTGTGACCCATGACAAGATTTGGTGTGAAATTTCTAGTTTGAAGAGTCTGTAGGTAGCTACAGCTATAGGGCTAGTCGCAGTACACACATACATGAAATGTTTGTTTATTAGAAAAGAAACTAAGACGGAAACGCCTAGGTCAAGGCCTTTCGTGAATTTATATtgaattatttcataatttattttataacaTTTGCATAATGAAAATATCGGTTAGGTACATTATCATGTCCGTTACGAAGAAATATTCTCAATTATCCGCTCAGTTAAAGATGAATTGTCTGTTGAACTtactttaaaaatataaaatcactTTATTATAGGTTTATATACAGATGTACATAGGTATTAATTATGCACccaaacttatttttaaaataatagatCATCTTGTCGATGatttacctttttttatttttttatttttttattttattagatcaacatttttctatCGTTGGAACTGGCTCTTCAACCTGCACGTATCACATGCAGCATTCAAAGAGTTTCTGTGTAAGACACTAATGTAAACAAAAGTAGGCTCGATACACGCGCGCATATGTGTCACTGAATTAAATCTTCAGACTAGATCCACTACCAGAAATATTTGAATATCTAATAGCATTAATCAATTGGATCCGGATCTTGTAGTATTGATtaaatttatgaattaattGTGTCCACCAGTTGCATCTGAGTTGCCAGAGttcagaataaaataaaatcagcattttgaaaatagacGAGTAGGTAATTGTTAATACGAACGACACTTTATCTAAAAATCTTAAAACCAAGTTTTAATTTCAACTATTGTTATCAAGTAGGTCAAACGctgttttttgaaacaattcatCATTTGAATAGAGTGATGATTGAATCTATCATTTGGATAAATGTTTGCTCTTGACTCTTGAGAGGTTATTGTACCTATAGGCATGTTCTGTCAGACGAAAAAAGAGTGCAATTTCTACGCTGAactaaaaaataatggaaagtTGCACACTCAGTATATAACAAAAAGTTCATCTCTTTTATATTATGCACAGCACAGCGCATGCCGAAAAATcggtgagaaaaattttgatctaggaataaaattataaaagtctGCCTTGATTTCTTTTGTCGGTTGTTATATCGCGATCGTAATTCAACTCGCATTTTTACGAATTCGAGCTATATTTCCGAAAAGTAAAACAGTGGCCGCAGTTGATACTTTTCCATAGATAGAACGTGTCTTTCTTTACTACTTTGACAGGCAGTTGGAGATGGATTTTTATAATCTGTACGTAACGTAGGTACGCAATAGTAATTCTATACGCGAGCGCGGCATTGTAATAATTTCTTTCataagttaggtaggtactcatgcGTATCGTACATGATTAATTCATTAAGTAgatcaaaatatgaaatgaaataaaaatgatactcAACGTAAACGCATGAAACAATTTTAACTGATTTATTATCATCACTACTGATGCtcacatattaaaaaaaaaaaattaaaaaatttgtgcgACAATTTACTTAcgcacttttagaaaaaaaattaatgaataaaacTATCCGATAAActgttttcctattttttttttttttcagcaaaaattggcaatttatctcaactttttttcaagaatgaactGGAGAAAAAACAGAAGCTTATTCAAATCAGCATCCAAAGGACTCATAGTATTATTCATTTCCTTGAATATGTTCAACTATCAGATTTTATTTTCGTACATAGCTGGAACTTTAAAATCAACTTGGTACAACGTAAGTTGATTTATTGAACGTAActtcatcagaaaaaaatcttggaaaacgtgttttggggtACCAAAAAGTAGGACCATCCAGAAGACTAGCAACGAGTCGATAACCACACTTTCCTTCCAAAACACATTACCCTACTCAAAAATCCATGGTACCTGTACTCCTACTCCTAATGCACCGCCTctacttatatgtacataattatgtaccttcGTGAGCACTACGTAGAAATGTTTGCCCTACCATCTAATTGCAGGGGCTGACGTTGAGGTATTTTGGTTACAATGAATGAACGAAGAAAATTTGAGTTGAAGGAACggaatttttttagtcaaagcAGCAAAATCTCTGAGTACAACTTTTTGTCCAACCAAATTCGAAGTAGAAAAATGAGACgttgagagggtcaattttcataaatttcattttttttttgttctattgtTGTTCACTCTGATTTGCCTCAACACAAATTCACcccatttttttgtgattcaagtacctacccgttgaaattataaatttttcgacGAACAATTTAAACGGGCGTAAAGCCTTCAGGCTCTGAATTTAACTAATTTAAGCGAACATGCTCACAAAGGATCAGTAAAACTATACAAATAATATGATCATTGAAAAGAACTTTATGCTATTACTTGTACTTCTAATCTGAATACTTGTGAGTAGTTTTAATGCAAGAGATTTATTATAGTGGACAGTTCCCGATACCCCAGATGCAGCTTGCACATTGGccaatccatttttcaaatccacAGAATTTAGGAATAATAAATGCGTTGTAAGTGGTATTTTACAGtcatgatgaaattgaaatacctacatattacgtAGTTatcacgaataaaataaaaataattattccaaaCATAGAGCTGTGAATCAATAACGAAAATATCAAGACTTTACGACACAACATTTGAAGAAATAGACGTGAATTACATCAAAAGAAACAGCCCTGTAATAATCACCGATGCAATGATGAATTGGAAAACTGTAGCTGTTGATATCTTTAATATAACCGAAGTATGACAAAGTAAAATAGCTTCCACTTCTGACAgcattcaataaatttttctgttAAATTTTTAGTCTTACCGAAGGCAATCGTGGATACCGGATCACAAACCTTGTGATctcttgacaaattttgatttacaaACGGATTTCATCCTAGACTATCTAACAATCGCTTCCAATTATTTATCTAATCATTGGTTCATTCAGTGGTAACTATAATAATATCCTTGTTACTAAGAGTGCTTCGATAAATACATTTGACTCCGATCAAGATTATGAACGATTCTGCTTAACAGGAAAAATTGCGATCAGAGGGCGGTGAAAatcgcacgaaatttttaccAACAGCCCTACTTCGTCAAATACTACCTCCCAGCGGCgaaaataaattggattttaatATCTTATCAATACGAAACAAATAAATATCACGAGGTAAAAAATTCCGTATCAGGTACTCAAAATAGAGCGaactaaaataaataattcgttTCAGATTAACGTCGAGGGACGACGATTCGTACAATTTATGCAGCTGCGAGGTTCATTTAAAGTGAAATTTCAGCCTCGTCAGAAGTGCAGAAACAGCTGTTCAATAATCATAATTACTTTGAATGAATCTGAAACATGTACGAGCCTCTAACTAATTTCTAACTTGCttcgaagtttcaaaaaagtgaaatattaaACATTTTCCTTTCTTTCACAGTGGTAATAAATAGTGATTTATGGAGTTTGCATTACAAACCGCTAACGAATGATATCAACGCAGCGATTATCACGGAGAATGACTTACGATAACCAAACACTACGTAACTTGAAAGAATGTTTCTTCCAAGTACTGGATGTAAGACCACagattaaattaaaataagatgtatttttacaaaaaccatGTATTTCAATAGTACACACCTCAACGAATTAAAATTAATCTTGCGTCGATTCAACGTTTTCCgttcctaattttttaaatgatggtaCTGGGACCCATGAAACAAGTGTGTATAATTTGTTAGGCGAATCTTCGTCTTCGTTTCTCCTACGTGAAAGCTGGACACGAATACGGAACGGAACACTCCTGTAAGCCGATGTGTTCGTCAGTAAATGCTCATTTTGCATCAACGTTCGTAGACAAATTAAATACGATTTCATTACCTGATACCCTTCGACCATATAAACTTATTCAATCTGGTGTCAATTCGAACGTCGTGAGTTCCCATTTGTTGAGAGGCgaattttctgatttcttttacAGCTCGAGGGGCTCGCTTTTTGAATCCAATATTATGCAAACGTTTATGCATATTGATGGTATAGACTCTTGTGACAACTTCTGTAGCTTCTTTAGATTTTGACCTTCTAATTTTCGCCATCGCGACggtttctgaaatttgaaataattaaattagaGATACGAACTTTCCACGCGATGCGGCGTGCATACACAAGAGATAACAACGGTGCTGAAATTGTTGAATAATGAAAGGCACTTTATGAGTGTGTATATATGGTGTAAAGGTGAATAACATAGTCACCGTTTTACCcgattatttaaaatatttactactaaattaaataattacctGCGTTAACGTTACTAAACCTAAACGTTGtcggaatttccaaaatacaccaTGAGAAgataaaagctcaaagctgaCGCAGAAAGTCAAAAATGCCAACATGCGATAAACCTGGTAACCTggtgattgaatttgaaaatgagatgATGGGACGTTTTCGTGAAAAGTAAGTCTGTAGGTCGCGCTAGatacttttttaaatgaattttcagttttttcacaaattgcgCGCCAACTTTGCAATTTATGAGTCATTGGTGATGACGTAAAATCACCTCATGTTTGTTTGTCTTTTGTCACGTCCGCGTACGTTATTGATAAAAAACGATATGCGTTGAATGTCGCgatttgtgttgaaaaaattgtggtgtTACTGAATTTTTATGGATACTAAAAAACATTATCAATATTTCGATAGTTGAGCTGTCAAATTGGTTGTTTCAGCATGGCTGAAAATGAAGAGTGGATGAATAATGATGGTGCATTCTTGGTTGAAGGTAGTGATACTTTCAGTTTCTCCCAAAATGATAACAATATTACTCAGATTGATGGTAATAAATCACTTTAcgttaataatttttaactattctaaaattttgcatcaaGTTATGATATAATATGGTAATCATGTACTTTACGTATGTAGGGTACGTCtagctacgagtacatacttTGATGGGATAACTTCTAACATTATTGAAGCATGATTGATGATGATTCGGAATACGGTGCGAATCATCGTCatgttgattttattcaaagAGAGAGTTCTTTGAATTAGATTATTGTATAGTATGCACTATTTTGAGTATTCTAtcttatttctcaattttatccGCAGAATTGATGATGAAATGTGAAGACGCCCTCATGTCATCCGATTTATTCACCAATGACTCCTTATTCATGACAGATTTCACTAATCCTTTGAGTTTAACCGATGAAAACCCATTTGACTTTCTGGATTCCGCTGAAAACTTGCCATCGTTCACTACGGAAAATTTCAATACTCAGACACAGGCGTCCGATTTCTTGGAAACGCCGCAGCCTTCATTCTACGgttcgaattccaaaaatgaaactaCGAGTAGCAATTTGACTCCTTTAAATACTCAAGTTGGAAACATAGTTTTTGGAAATGTCAATAATGCTACGAAAGAGAATATTGCCGAAATGCCTGCAGGAACAACTGTTACTTCAACACCAAAGTTGTCAGTTTCACCAGTTCAGAATAAAGATAATGAAATTAAACTCGCTACAACCCAACAAATAAGGAACATACAACCTAAGCCAGATACATCGTCGTACAGAATAGTTCCTGTTAAAACAGTAAGCAATGGCATTCAGAAAAGTCAGCCTCAAGctattaaaattcataattccaATGTAATTTCCAATGGTGACGCATTATCTCAGTCTCCGAAGGAAACAGTCGTTAAAAAAGTAGTTCCTCTTTCCGATCTTACTGTGTTAAATACCCAAAATAATGTTAAAAAACaggtaaataaaattagaaatcgGGTgcatatttttgttcattttatttcttttttttgaaaattaaacattttgatttttttttttttgtttcaaagccTAGAACCAGTACGACATTGGTTTACACTCCTTCTACAAATGTGCAAGCGACTATACCGATCATGCTGAATAATGGTACCATTGTGACTCCaggtaaatttataaaatgactCATTCGTGAACCAGCCTAGCgtcatttctaaaaatgaaattttcctcaGGAATTCCAGTTGTACTCGACTCCAAACGATTAACTCTCAATTCAATAATCAAAACTAATGATGGTAAAAAGGATTCGCCTCAAGGAGAAGGTAAACGCAGTTCTCATAATGCGATTGAACGTAGATACAGGACCAGTATCAACGATAAAATCACTGAACTGAAAGATATGATTGTTGGAACTGAAGCTAAAGTAAGAATATTGATGATAGGTTTTTCAATTATTAGGCGTACCTAGAAAATGCATTAACGTACTATCTTATTTCAGCTGAATAAATCGGCTATTTTAAGAAAAGCTATTGACTACATAAGGTTTTTGCAAAATGCCAACGCAAAATTACGCCAAGAAAACTTAGCTTTGAAAATGGCTGCTGAAAAGCAAACCGTTAAAGATTTACTTACTTGTGCCGATGGCGTAGAACCTGTTGGTGCAATGACACCTCCGCATTCCGATTTCTCATCAACTTCACCAAGATCTGCTTTATCATCTTCACCGTCACCTCAGCATTCTCCGTACTcatttgaggtaatttttaaaattattcgtcTTATCTATTTATTCATCTCCTCTTATATAGTTTACAAAGTTATCTTCAACAATTCATTGATGACTTGTTTCGTATTTCAGTCCAAAGAAGAGGTTGTTGACGATGGTATATTTTATGGCCTCTTAGATCATACCAAAATGGCGTTGTGTATGTTTGTCCTGACAGCAGCATTCATCAATCCGTTCGGTGTTTTTATGGGATATAGCAACAGTTTTCAAGATTATTCTCATTCTAATAGTAGAACTATTCTCAACGCGCAAGGTTTGTTTTACGgggttttttcatcaaatataaTACCGGAAGCTCTACAATTTTTGTGTATTGTTAATATTTTAGAAGATACAGAAACATGGTATGGTGGTTATTTACTTGCCTGGATTTTAAATTGGATTATGATTATCGGCTGTTTGGTGGGGATGTTTTTATACGGAGATCCTGTAGTGCAGTCCAAATCTGTGCTTGCTTCGAAATTCTGGGCGCATCATAAACAAGCTGATGATTATATTGCTGTGGTAAATTTACTTCTATGATTAAATTACCTTTTCGTAAAACCGTGTAGTCGTTTCTATTTTCATtgctcaattttcagaaaaattttggatctgcGAGCATCGAGTTGCAAACGTGTGTGCAGTTGTACAATCGACAGTTGCCGGTCACCAGATTTGGAGTCTTTATTGCACTttcttggcaaattttcagACAAGTGCTACACAGATTAtggattggaaaatttttagccaaGTACAGAGGCGGATTTTTCTGTAACCAGTTAGTGCCTatcgattttttgttttaatatcattttaatgttgaaatcaaatcatgaaattattttttttcccgCAGACAACGTAGAACAGAAGCTGGAAAATCCGCTCGAGAATTGGCTCTGGTTTATAGCAAATTGCACGAATTATATTTGATCAACGAAAATAACAGTAAATGGGTCGCTTTGTTATTGAGTACGACTGCTATCAACATGGCGGAATTTGCTGGTTCTTCGGTTATTCTACCAAataaattggctcaaatgtatGTGTTGATGGCGATTACGTTGAAACAGTTTCGATATTCTTCTTTTCGGATGCTTGAAAAGTAATTTCATCTCAGAATCGAGACTAATGATTGATAATTACTATGTGCTCAATCATATTCTTTATTTCAGACACTATTTAAGCCTTTCCAAAGGAATGACCATGATAGCTTTAACTACCAATGGAAAAGAAGAAAACTCTCAAGCTCTGGTCGTATCGACAAACTGGTTAATGTCTCCCTATGCTGGATGGTTCTTTTTGAATCATAATTGGgagatcaaattgaaaaactcttCTATTTTCTCTCAAGTCAGTGACCCTACAAATCCGGTCGCTTACGTTTCACAGGTCAGTATTGCGTACTGGTTGGCGATATATCTAATACTGCCTTACGTTTTACTTcggattttttacttttgaaacgAACCATTATTTTGTGTAATTCTAACTCTGGCATTACTTCTTTCAAATCTCTGCAAAAGCAAAGATGAAATGTGATACAGAATCTGGTGTaattaggtaatattttttcgtttaacAGGCTTTTAGATTGCATTTAATACATAATGCGTTGCAAGTTTTGGTAAAACCTGGTTGTCAGTTGAACTCACTGAACGGTGATCAAGTTGTACGCAAAACAAAGATTCCTGATGTGTTAACCTACGTTCAAATGATAATGGAAAATTCGGTTTTGGTTAATATGGATTCGAGGACACCGCCAATCAATATCATAGGTACtccatttgaatttgaaaaaaatagaagaatttttaatattaatgTTTGAATTATTCAGGCTTTGAAGATCGGATCGCTCACTGGTGGTCGTGTG is from Planococcus citri chromosome 1, ihPlaCitr1.1, whole genome shotgun sequence and encodes:
- the LOC135832043 gene encoding uncharacterized protein LOC135832043, with amino-acid sequence MNWRKNRSLFKSASKGLIVLFISLNMFNYQILFSYIAGTLKSTWYNWTVPDTPDAACTLANPFFKSTEFRNNKCVSCESITKISRLYDTTFEEIDVNYIKRNSPVIITDAMMNWKTVAVDIFNITESYRRQSWIPDHKPCDLLTNFDLQTDFILDYLTIASNYLSNHWFIQWKNCDQRAVKIARNFYQQPYFVKYYLPAAKINWILISYQYETNKYHEINVEGRRFVQFMQLRGSFKVKFQPRQKCRNSCSIIIITLNESETLVINSDLWSLHYKPLTNDINAAIITENDLR
- the RpL31 gene encoding large ribosomal subunit protein eL31; the protein is MAKIRRSKSKEATEVVTRVYTINMHKRLHNIGFKKRAPRAVKEIRKFASQQMGTHDVRIDTRLNKFIWSKGIRSVPFRIRVQLSRRRNEDEDSPNKLYTLVSWVPVPSFKKLGTENVESTQD
- the SREBP gene encoding sterol regulatory element-binding protein 1, with translation MAENEEWMNNDGAFLVEGSDTFSFSQNDNNITQIDELMMKCEDALMSSDLFTNDSLFMTDFTNPLSLTDENPFDFLDSAENLPSFTTENFNTQTQASDFLETPQPSFYGSNSKNETTSSNLTPLNTQVGNIVFGNVNNATKENIAEMPAGTTVTSTPKLSVSPVQNKDNEIKLATTQQIRNIQPKPDTSSYRIVPVKTVSNGIQKSQPQAIKIHNSNVISNGDALSQSPKETVVKKVVPLSDLTVLNTQNNVKKQPRTSTTLVYTPSTNVQATIPIMLNNGTIVTPGIPVVLDSKRLTLNSIIKTNDGKKDSPQGEGKRSSHNAIERRYRTSINDKITELKDMIVGTEAKLNKSAILRKAIDYIRFLQNANAKLRQENLALKMAAEKQTVKDLLTCADGVEPVGAMTPPHSDFSSTSPRSALSSSPSPQHSPYSFESKEEVVDDGIFYGLLDHTKMALCMFVLTAAFINPFGVFMGYSNSFQDYSHSNSRTILNAQEDTETWYGGYLLAWILNWIMIIGCLVGMFLYGDPVVQSKSVLASKFWAHHKQADDYIAVKNFGSASIELQTCVQLYNRQLPVTRFGVFIALSWQIFRQVLHRLWIGKFLAKYRGGFFCNQQRRTEAGKSARELALVYSKLHELYLINENNSKWVALLLSTTAINMAEFAGSSVILPNKLAQMYVLMAITLKQFRYSSFRMLEKHYLSLSKGMTMIALTTNGKEENSQALVVSTNWLMSPYAGWFFLNHNWEIKLKNSSIFSQVSDPTNPVAYVSQAFRLHLIHNALQVLVKPGCQLNSLNGDQVVRKTKIPDVLTYVQMIMENSVLVNMDSRTPPINIIGFEDRIAHWWSCVIAVAAYWILGDDNQAEQLYDTIENIPEQIADDPLVIAIFAAYECRKSVVTLNNNGSVDGSIILKNCDQVGKLLQESISVTDCLKSDTKSLFQLCQLLACDWLLETRTLLWERNCEDVLDIKPVESHVLLGFKNNLNCLRHITKNIEGTMPRVFLYEAVSRLMAGAAPGRTQQLLESSLRHRNQRSSIICGGKDKSSQDIVGEREHAAALYMACRHLPAPLLSLPGERASMLAEAVKALETVGDQKRLDQCYKLMKSISTNSVSN